The following coding sequences lie in one Allochromatium vinosum DSM 180 genomic window:
- a CDS encoding SPOR domain-containing protein, with protein MDKTETAQPDSSSQTAATTDTDGATSPAQASGGAERSTNAGEVLQRYLKAQATQISRIVASLNQYRQDVQKLEVSLIARIGDVDDDRRHAATRLQRTLQTQRDDLDERLKRHGSLMAMLLLLFSLLVAGTLVFFLFKLNATQEAFETQMTDLKKTLEQIDVSSRQEPDPQTRAQLDRLSAALAEISKSIERLDEEAPPGLDLDLRLQPEPKSEPEPAPEPKPQPESAPEPATEPESTPESAPAPDPSSDPETPPSTESESESAPASEPESERPAEAAPTPPEPVTPPSEPETESAPAPESVTELEQTADTLTLDETGSALEAPDISADDAEPSPVPTAAPETESGESAPDRPVTAPEPTPAPEAAIAPDAQTDQTDTAVDGLRSSSLATHPVQVGDRPFTVQLIGFHSLEALEGFAADHVLPVVYYYRQETYQGRPWFVLIHSLHETQEAAEAVVARLPPALANLNIWIRRLKSDTELIEVRRLGS; from the coding sequence ATGGACAAGACAGAGACGGCCCAGCCGGATTCATCGAGCCAGACCGCCGCGACGACCGACACGGACGGCGCCACCAGCCCAGCTCAAGCTTCGGGCGGTGCCGAGCGTTCCACGAATGCCGGCGAGGTGCTCCAGCGCTATCTCAAAGCGCAGGCCACCCAGATCTCCCGGATCGTGGCCAGTCTCAATCAGTACCGTCAGGACGTCCAGAAGCTCGAGGTCTCGCTGATCGCGCGTATCGGCGATGTCGACGACGACCGGCGTCACGCGGCCACGCGCCTGCAGCGCACGCTCCAGACCCAGCGCGACGATCTCGACGAGCGTCTGAAGCGCCATGGCTCGCTCATGGCGATGCTGCTGTTGCTGTTCAGTCTCCTGGTCGCCGGCACACTGGTCTTCTTCCTGTTCAAGCTCAACGCCACGCAGGAAGCCTTCGAGACGCAGATGACCGATCTGAAGAAGACCCTGGAACAGATCGACGTCTCGTCGCGCCAGGAACCCGATCCGCAGACACGCGCCCAGCTCGATCGGCTGTCCGCCGCCCTGGCTGAGATCTCCAAGTCCATCGAGCGCCTCGACGAGGAAGCCCCGCCGGGTCTGGATCTGGACTTGCGCCTCCAGCCCGAACCAAAATCTGAGCCGGAACCCGCACCGGAGCCGAAGCCCCAGCCGGAGTCTGCCCCTGAGCCTGCAACCGAGCCGGAATCGACCCCTGAATCCGCACCGGCCCCGGACCCGAGTTCAGACCCGGAGACACCGCCGTCCACGGAGTCCGAATCCGAATCGGCACCCGCATCAGAACCGGAATCGGAGCGGCCAGCCGAAGCCGCGCCGACGCCACCGGAACCGGTCACCCCGCCAAGCGAGCCGGAGACCGAAAGCGCCCCGGCGCCGGAATCCGTGACCGAGCTGGAACAGACCGCCGACACACTCACACTCGACGAGACCGGCTCAGCTCTCGAAGCACCAGACATCTCGGCAGACGACGCCGAGCCATCCCCAGTCCCGACCGCCGCACCGGAAACCGAGTCCGGCGAATCCGCCCCGGATCGTCCAGTCACAGCTCCTGAACCGACACCGGCGCCAGAGGCCGCGATTGCGCCCGACGCCCAAACCGACCAGACCGATACGGCCGTGGACGGACTGAGATCTTCCTCGCTCGCAACCCATCCGGTCCAGGTCGGCGACCGCCCCTTCACGGTGCAGCTGATCGGCTTCCACAGCCTGGAGGCGCTCGAAGGTTTCGCGGCGGATCATGTGCTGCCGGTCGTCTACTACTATCGTCAGGAGACCTATCAGGGGCGTCCCTGGTTCGTTCTGAT
- a CDS encoding trypsin-like peptidase domain-containing protein, with product MSAAPSHAPPTTDSAGRIGRKIHWATLLLAGSLLTACVTGPSPTGTDSARFDPTSLIKAGPIPGSQGYPTLAPLLRRVTPAVVNITVDSRIPREEHPFLDDPDFRHFLDRMGLPIPEIDPSERRRSQGSGVIVDAARGYVMTNDHLLKDATRIQVTLKDRRTFEARRLGADSGSDLAILKIPPVSLRPLPLGDSDRLEVGDFVLAIGNPFGLGQTATLGIVSAVGRSGVGGSRLGKLIQTDASINPGNSGGPLVNLAGEVVGINTALIGPTGGNVGIGFAVPSNRARAALRAVTGRR from the coding sequence ATGTCAGCCGCGCCAAGCCATGCGCCTCCGACCACCGACAGCGCCGGCCGGATCGGGCGTAAGATCCATTGGGCGACGCTGCTTCTGGCCGGCTCGCTACTCACGGCCTGCGTGACCGGTCCCTCGCCGACGGGCACGGATTCGGCCCGATTCGATCCGACCAGCCTGATCAAGGCCGGCCCGATCCCCGGCTCCCAGGGCTATCCCACGCTCGCGCCCCTGCTGCGCCGGGTGACACCGGCCGTCGTCAACATCACGGTCGACTCGCGCATCCCGCGCGAGGAACACCCCTTTCTCGACGATCCCGACTTCCGCCACTTCCTCGACCGCATGGGGCTGCCCATCCCCGAGATCGATCCATCCGAACGGCGCCGCAGCCAGGGTTCAGGCGTCATCGTCGATGCCGCGCGCGGCTATGTCATGACCAACGACCATCTGCTCAAGGACGCCACGCGCATCCAGGTCACGCTCAAGGACCGACGCACCTTCGAGGCCCGCCGGCTCGGCGCCGACAGCGGTTCGGACCTGGCGATCCTGAAAATCCCGCCGGTCAGCCTGCGTCCGCTGCCGCTCGGTGACTCGGACCGGCTGGAGGTCGGGGATTTCGTGCTCGCTATCGGCAACCCCTTCGGACTGGGCCAGACCGCCACCCTGGGGATCGTCAGCGCCGTCGGGCGCAGCGGTGTCGGCGGCAGCCGGCTCGGCAAGCTGATCCAGACCGATGCCTCGATCAATCCGGGCAACTCGGGCGGTCCGCTCGTCAATCTGGCCGGCGAGGTCGTCGGCATCAATACCGCCCTGATCGGACCGACCGGCGGCAATGTCGGCATCGGCTTCGCGGTGCCCAGCAATCGTGCCCGCGCGGCGCTACGCGCTGTGACCGGCCGGCGTTGA